Within Vicia villosa cultivar HV-30 ecotype Madison, WI linkage group LG1, Vvil1.0, whole genome shotgun sequence, the genomic segment ATATTGGTATCCGTTTTATACTCGTGTGGGTATCCGTTAAATGGATATAAGTgaattttgagatatttataaatattaatcagATATTCATGAAtactattatttaaatatattttttttaaaataatatgattaattaacttttttatccctattaaaagacaaaaaaaaatcgaatttaactcataataataataacaaaaatgaaTCTCATTGAtgttatttcttattttattaaataaataatttcaacaaaataataataattacatattcaactaaataattttaataatatataataataataataataataataataataataataataataatgataataataataataattttatattaaacaaattaatatttaagtaatttttttaattattaacggATATGGATATTCGTAAGTACGAGTACCATCAAATCTGTATGTGTCCGTAAAGAAACGGTATAGGTGTCCGTAAAGAAACTGATAATTAGATAGTGATTTATTTTTCATGCGGATACCCATTAACATCCAACCCGTATCCGTGACAGGTTTTAATCCGCTGATACCCATGGGTATGTGCGATCCCTAGTTTAAATATTGTTCTAGCAAGGAAATTTatgaaattatattatattagaaaAATACTTATTGGTAAGAAAACGTAAAAAAAGAATGGCAGGAATAAATTTCAATAACTCATTATCACCACTAACCTATGATTCttattaaaaaggaaattaaattttaaaaacttaaaatttatcctctaaaataataatatacgtacattcttgcattttttcttCGAATTGTTTCGTACTAAATAGCACGGCTCATTATATTAATAATGAAATTAAATTGTATATCATGTTAGTAGATATAATTAATGAACAAGATTGACTTTCAATTATGGAGAATATACATTgtgcaaataaaatcaaatattttcttaacAGATATTTTCCCgctgtcaaaaaaaaaatctttttgatattttctcCTAATGTGTTGCCTTGTACAATAATGATGAAGatttgcataaaaaataaaaatattctctACAAGTTTTGTTGccaaaaatttactatttatgAAATGCCCATagtattttaaacaaaatttctCTAACTTTCTTTCTGTCTCTTTAAATTTGTTctatcttcatcattctctttttattattctaaatatcATCATATAACTTTTGCAGTCAAAGAGTTGAAAATCATCCAAATctaaatattagtattttcacTATTCAGAAATTCAATATGTTAACTTGATTTTCTCAATGGCATTACTTCGACCTTCATCTTTCATAATCTTATTGGTAAGTCGTTATATTTATCGATtcatacattttttttataaaaaatatttgattcgtAACAAATAATTTGGATTCATAATTGAGTTTCATCAAGTGATGTCGTAGTTAAATTTGTTCTTTATTTCTTCGACTTGAATAtacatagaaaaaaaatattaatctaaCAACTAATTACGAATATTTACCCATATTGATGTTGTGTTATTGTAGGCATATGGTGCATTAATAGTTCTTGCCGCATTGACGCCATGTTGGTATGTGATGGTCACACATATCCAAAAACGCGCGAATTCGCATTCAAACAATATTGTGTCAAATCTGCAATCTGAAATTGAGTACTCAGCCGAATTGTTGCAACCATTCAAGTCATCATCAACAAATTTAGCTAGATTATTGAGTTCAACTGTTAATTCTACTAATATCACTTTCTCTGATATTAAGACTAAGGTAAGTTGCTCAAATTCCACAAAGGAAAATCATTGTTATTATTTGTGATAGAAAAATTTAAAATGTAATTCAAATTttctaagaaataaaataaaataatttctgATTTTAAAGGTTAAATTTGTTTGATCTTTGTAGGTGGCTCCATTATTATTTCAAGCATTGAAGACAATTCCTCACTTAACACAAATTTCATACATAGGAACTCAAGGTCTTTCTTTCACATACTATAATGATGATGATCAAGTTCTAGCAATGTACTCTAATTCTTCTATAGTTGATGCATCAAATAAAACCATATACTATATTCAACCAGTAAATCGTGACACCGGAGAGATTTTCGGGGAAGCCTTAATATCGAACAAGACTATCAATATCAAGTTGAGTTTGATACCCGGTACAAACGATACTCGACACAAATGTGCATCGTTAGGAACGAAGTTGAACAATGTTAGTGAACTTTTGTTCATCAATTCGGCTAGAATCAATAAAATAGGCGTGATATCTCTTGGATTTTCGGGGAAAACAATAACGGATTATGTTACTCAGGTTGTCGATCGTCAAGGGACGATATCGTATTTGGCTACCAAAGATGGAAATGTGATTGCAAAAGGAAATCAAAATATTGGTTTGAAGATTTTGAATGATAGTGTTTTATTACAATCTTTGAATGCTAATGGGGATATAATAAGAAATGAAGGAGGTGTATCTTGCAAGGATCAAGTTTATGATTCTAGTTTGAATATTCAAGATACTCAATATTTTGTTCAATGCTATCCTATTGATATTATCGGAGTAGAATCGGTacgtttttatatattttttgcatATTAGTTTGATCACGTCATAATATTTTATTCCGTTAAGCCAGTTCAGTTGTTAtctgtttttaaaaaaacaattgtaCTATAATTTGTATTCGGGATTGAATATTTTTCTTATCACGGATTTGATTGAATTTTAGGTGTATGTGATGGTTGTTCCGAAAAATGAAATTTCCGACTTCGATCCAAGGTATAAAAAAAAAGGATTGATACTCTTGATTGTTATGATGGTGCTGATATTTATAGCTATCTCGAGTTTCTTATTCGTGAACATTGGAGTAACAAGAAGAGAAATGAATTTATGTGCATCACTCATAAAACAAATGGAAGCAACGGAACAGGCCGAGAGAAAGAATATGAACAAGAGTCTTGCTTTCGCGAGTGCTAGCCATGATCTTCGCGCTTATCTTGCAGGGCTTATCGGTTTGATTGAAATGTCTTCTAAATTAGTTCTCTCTAATACAGGCaccgatttgaatttgaaaccgcGTTCTGAATTGGAAACGAATTTCAAACAAATGGATAATTGCGCGCAAGACTTGCTAGGACTATTGAATTCTATACTCGACACGAGCAAAATTGAAGCAGGAAAAATGCAACTAGAGGAAGAGGAATTTGATTTATCGTATCTTGTTGAAGATGTGGTTGATTTGTATTATCCGATGGCGATGAAGAAAGGCGTAGAACTTGTGTTGGACTCTTGTAATGGTTCGGTTATAAGGTATTCGCGCGTGAAAGGCGATAGGAGAAAATTGAAGCAGGTTTTGTGTAACTTGCTTAGCAATGCTGTTAAGTTTACCGATGAAGGACACATAACGGTTAGAGCGTGGGCGCAGAAATCGACGTTGCAGAAGTCGATAATCAAGAGAAACCAAAATAGTGTTATGAAGCCTTTGTCTTGGATGTTTTTTAAGAAAAACGATAAAGATGTTGATGATATAGAAGCGGTGAGTTCGATTCAACAAGACACTTGTTTGATGGATTTCGTATTTGAAGTGGATGATACGGGGAAAGGAATTCCGAAAGAGAAATATAAGTCGGTGTTCGAGAATTATGTTCAAGTTAAAGAGAATACTGTTGGCCAAGTTGGGACTGGCTTAGGACTTGGAATTGTGCAGTCACTGGTAAGTATAATTTTCGTAGTTATGATTTTCAAGTAAATTTGATTTATAAAAGTCTAATGTGATTTTCTCTAGGTACGTTTGATGCATGGAGACATTGAAATTGTGGAGAAAGAAGTAGGCAAAAAAGGAACATGCTTCAAGTTCAATGTGCTTCTCTCGTTATGTGAAAACGACGCGGTAACTTATGGTTTAAGGGAAGGTTTTGAATATGGATCGACCTCGGGCAACAGAAACCAAGTTCCGGAGAAAAGATTCATTCACAATACTAGTTCTGGTTCGAGTATTCGATCTTTGAGTCCAAGGTTACAGATTTGCCCCTCTTCCAGTCCTAAGACCGAGCCTTCGCATGTTATTCTTTACCTTGCTgatgaagaaagaagaagaacttCGCAGATGTTCATTGAGAGTTTAGGGATCaaagttaaagttgtgaagaataGGAAACATCTCATTGATACTCTCAAGAAGATAAAGAAACAAAATGGTCATCAAATTAGTGATCAAAGTTCTTCAGAGTCTTCGGAATTAGGTTCTCGGTGTCCGTCTTATAACTCTTCTTATAGTAGAGGTTCGACGAAAATTCCTTTGAGAGCTTTGGATGGAGCGGAATACGTATCTTCAATGTTCAAGATGACGAATAATGGAGCTGCAAcgagttttgttttgattatcatCGACGCAAATGCGGGACCGTTTTCTAAACTTTCTACTATtgtgacaaactttaaaaaagatcTTGTCAATCCTAGTAAAGTTATTTGGTTGGAAAAGCCTTTTGAAAGTAGCATCGATTTCAAAACGATTGATCGAGATGATGTTGTGATATCTAAACCGTTTCATGGAACTAGATTGTTTCAAGTTATAAAGTTTCTTCCCGAGTTTGGTGGGAATTTGAAAAGCAATTCTAGTAATAAAGCTTTACGAGAATTAAGATCACAAGTATCTTCTCACGACGAAAGCGTGTATCTAAACACGAAATCTTGTAGGGAGACGAAAAGTTATATTGATCAAAGTGAAATACAAGAATGTGGTGCAAACTCAGATGATTCTAAACCTTTAAGTGGGAAGAAATTTTTGGTTATTGATGATTCTCCAATGTTGAGAAAGATTGCTATGGCTACTTTGAGTTCTCTTGGTGTTACTAGTATTGATCAATGTGAGAATGGTAAAGAGGCTTTGAAACAAGTTGAACAaggtttaaaaaatgattttcctAATCCTCCTTATGATTACATCTTAATGGATTGTCAGGTAATTAATTACTAATATTATTCAACGCGTATGTCTAAAACTCGTTATTATTTAACGCTCTTCAAATTTCTGTCTGATACTCGTATGACACGTGTATTTTTTTGAACAGATGCCAGAGATGGATGGATTTGAGGCAACAAGGAAGATAAGAGAAATGGAGAAAGAATATGGTGTGCACATTTCAATCATTGCATTATCTGCTGAAATTGATAAATTGACAACAGAGACT encodes:
- the LOC131652457 gene encoding histidine kinase CKI1-like; its protein translation is MALLRPSSFIILLAYGALIVLAALTPCWYVMVTHIQKRANSHSNNIVSNLQSEIEYSAELLQPFKSSSTNLARLLSSTVNSTNITFSDIKTKVAPLLFQALKTIPHLTQISYIGTQGLSFTYYNDDDQVLAMYSNSSIVDASNKTIYYIQPVNRDTGEIFGEALISNKTINIKLSLIPGTNDTRHKCASLGTKLNNVSELLFINSARINKIGVISLGFSGKTITDYVTQVVDRQGTISYLATKDGNVIAKGNQNIGLKILNDSVLLQSLNANGDIIRNEGGVSCKDQVYDSSLNIQDTQYFVQCYPIDIIGVESVYVMVVPKNEISDFDPRYKKKGLILLIVMMVLIFIAISSFLFVNIGVTRREMNLCASLIKQMEATEQAERKNMNKSLAFASASHDLRAYLAGLIGLIEMSSKLVLSNTGTDLNLKPRSELETNFKQMDNCAQDLLGLLNSILDTSKIEAGKMQLEEEEFDLSYLVEDVVDLYYPMAMKKGVELVLDSCNGSVIRYSRVKGDRRKLKQVLCNLLSNAVKFTDEGHITVRAWAQKSTLQKSIIKRNQNSVMKPLSWMFFKKNDKDVDDIEAVSSIQQDTCLMDFVFEVDDTGKGIPKEKYKSVFENYVQVKENTVGQVGTGLGLGIVQSLVRLMHGDIEIVEKEVGKKGTCFKFNVLLSLCENDAVTYGLREGFEYGSTSGNRNQICPSSSPKTEPSHVILYLADEERRRTSQMFIESLGIKVKVVKNRKHLIDTLKKIKKQNGHQISDQSSSESSELGSRCPSYNSSYSRGSTKIPLRALDGAEYVSSMFKMTNNGAATSFVLIIIDANAGPFSKLSTIVTNFKKDLVNPSKVIWLEKPFESSIDFKTIDRDDVVISKPFHGTRLFQVIKFLPEFGGNLKSNSSNKALRELRSQVSSHDESVYLNTKSCRETKSYIDQNDSKPLSGKKFLVIDDSPMLRKIAMATLSSLGVTSIDQCENGKEALKQVEQGLKNDFPNPPYDYILMDCQMPEMDGFEATRKIREMEKEYGVHISIIALSAEIDKLTTETGMDFHITKPIKKEHLLKAITYIENSEI